Part of the Benincasa hispida cultivar B227 chromosome 12, ASM972705v1, whole genome shotgun sequence genome is shown below.
tatgaTTGAATCGCATCTGTTAACCTCATCAGGCATTCCACTTCCGCCATGATTATATATTCTTCTGCTGTGGGGGAGGGGGGCAATTTACCTGAATACGCGTTCCTAGTGCTATTGCATTCGATGCTTCATGGATAAGATCTGCAGCGTGCAATCCAAAAATATGAACTCCAAGTATCTCTCCATTATCGGGTCTATATATTAGCTGGATGAGgcgaaaataatgaaattatcaCCAACTGAAACCATCGTCAATATACTACTGAAGAAAGGTCTGTAGGATTCAGAAATATAACCTTGGCTAGACCCTCTCCTTCATTTTCTGCAAGGGCCTTTGTGTTTGCCTTAAAACTCGTCTTGGCAACACTTACTTCAAATCCCTCCTTCTGAGCTTTCTCCCTGGCTTGAGGctgaaataattaaattatgcatttagttGATCATTAGACATTGAAACTTGAAAGTACACATGATCAAATAGGGAAAAGCCTTGATAAGATGTAAATGCAAGAATGCAGTGCTCACTGTTAACCTAATGatgtgaacaaacataatataATGTAATCAATATCGATCAATAATGCGGATCGACAAAAAAAAGTTCCCATGCTGAATGTGTTTTTACCTCAGTTAGTCCAACCATACTAATTTCGGGATGAGTGAAACAAGCTGCAGGGACGCTTAAATGATTGAGCACATGATCCCTTCCAGTAACTTGTTCAACCACTGTCAAAAGGTTGGTGCTTCAATGGTTAATTGTTTAGTTGGGGTTTATGGCACAGATAATAATTGACTGGCAACTACTTACCCGAAATGCCTTGTGCACTGGCTGCATGAGCAAGCATCATCTTCCCATTCGCATCACCAATGCAGTACACGTGAGGAACCTACCATGTAAATTACGTACAAactatgattttttaaaaaaaattgaataaatgaaatatcTAAGGATAATTATAGTTTGCATATCTGGATATGGAAACTATGATTATGATGGTAAAAATAAAAGGCTAGCCAAAATAAATTCTATGTACTACATACCAGTTTTCCATTTGCATCTACCACTCTCATGCGCTCATCAACAGGAACGAAACCACGTTGTGTGACCACATTGAtctacaaataaatttaaaaaaagattttgaaattgttaaatatatatgaacAACTAAAGAAGGTCTATGTTAAATTAGTGCTTGAGGAGGCATACATTCTCTAATCCAAGACCGTTGGTGAATGGGGCCCTTCCAGTTGCAATCAATGCTGCATCTACCTGTTGCAAGCAAAAGAAAGGCTCAATATTTGAAGATAGTATCAGCAATGCAACCAATGCCTTTACAACAGATAACAGCATTTATTCTTGCAATGTAGATGGCATTGAAGAGTTGACGTTAGTTTTCTCATCTACCCTTGATTATCCCCAGATCCTATGAGTATTTGGGAAAACTATATAAAGCAGTTTTCCCACTTGAGCATCATCAGTTTTCCGGTAAAGACAGTTACCAAAAATATGAGTTACCTCTAGAGTATCTTTAAGTTCCTTAGTCTTTGCATCTATAAGCTCTATGGTGACAGGCTTCCCATCCTTTGCTGGAGTAATCTATATAAGAATACCAAAGAAAACACAagccaatttaaaaaaatgcaaaagatgAGGGGAAAAGGTTTTAGCTGCTGAAGTACAAAACTATGCATAACCTTAGATGCAAATACTCCAGTATGGTAATCAATTTTTCGTGGATTTATTAGAACCCTCTGGGCCAATTTTCCAATCTCGGGATCAAATCCAGGCATAAGCTGATCAAGTGCTTCAATAAAGGTAACCTGCAAAGAGGAACATTATGATGAACTACGTAGTACAAGACATACTAGTCACTGCTTAttccttttaaaaataaatgaagagtTACGTGCCTACATGGTTCACTATCGGTTATAATAGATTGAAGAAAATCCCTGCATCAGTTTTGTTTTGAATACCTGGCTGTCCATTGACAGAAAAAGTTTGTTTTAAATACCTGGCTGTCCTTTGACAGAAAAAGTTTGTTTAAATACCTGGCTGTCCTTTGATAgaaaaagtttgttaatttttaGTCCCTTCTATTTTTGTTTGACATCCAAAAGATCCTTTCTTCATGCCCACTACGCctttctttaaaatataatgAGAATCAATGAAATAGCATTTCATTATTGGTATGGAACTACAGAAGGGCTGAGGAAGCCATGGAGATTACAGATAACAATTCCACTGTGCCCACTAGGCCTTGTTAAAGCATCTTTATTGAAGAAACCGTATTCCTATCTTCTAAACTTCATTTTCCCTACAAGCGTTGGGTACTTCTAAACTTCATTTTCTCTACAAGCGTTGGGTAAAGATGCATGCAGCAAAtttaatccaacattgtttggtCCAAACTCATGTTATAGAGTTATAAACCACAAAAAGGACAGCCTCATCAGAATGCTAATCAAAAAGTTCCAAACATACTTGTGATCCCTCTCCCTCCCCCCCGCCCccaaagaatatatatatatcaaaccTGAAATAGGAGTGTATTGCCGTCTAGAATATTTAAGAAATGTCCTGAAACTATTTTAAGTTGCCAATTAATTGTTTATATCCAAGAACTCAACTGACATATTTTCCGCAGCACAGTAGGGGAATTAAGATAGAGCAACAAATATTCAACCAAAAACTTATAGTAACAGCCTGACAGATTTAGAAGGGCTTCAACCAATGTTTTCACATTTCTTATTGATTTGTGCATGTCTCATGTAATcaagaaacaaatacaaataagttaAGATACTGGACAACATTAAGGGTAGGCATTTTAATCTGTAGAGAGGAAGACCAACCTCACTTCCAAGGGCAGTGTACACATCGCTGAACTCAAGACCAATATAGCCACTTCCAACAATGGCGATCCACTCAGGAACAAATTCCAGTTTTAGTGCATGGTCGCTGGTAATAACAGTCTTCCCTGTATAAAACCATCAATTAATTGAGCATCAATCCCTACAAATAATTAaactttaagaaaaataaaattaaaccaaaatattttttttttttttaaaaaaaaaatgattaatccCTTTTCTTAGAAACGACAAGATATTTAATCAAAAGAGAAAGAGGATAGCCTAAGTAGAGAGAACCCCCaccccaaaaaaaaaacctaaaagaaAGCTTTCTAGTTGTTTAAAGGTTGTAGTTAAGTGAATATTACTTCAACAAGAGGAAGTTAGCtgcacattttttaaaaaataaataaataaaataataaaataaaataaaaacccaTTTGAAGACTATCTGAAAATTAATCACTACAAGCATGTGTCCAAAGAGATGACTCGGCACTCAAAGAATGTGAAGTTTGTCATGTGCTGTAATGGTGaatataaaatgaatttttcaaGTACAACTATCCACTTCACTCATGAGAATAAAGTTGTATGCATCCCCACTGCATCTACGGTTTTTCATTCACTAATTACggtattcttttttctttttatgagttattCACTAATCACTACTCACTTTTGTTGTAGAGGAATTATGTTCAATGAGTAGTAAATTCTAACATCTTAACTTGCAGGATAATACTGTCAGCAAACAGCATTGATATCCAAGTCAAACATATATAATACTTCAATCATCTTTAAAAGTGCTCATACAATTAGTTAAAGTCAACAATTCTAAGTTATATCTAAATGCACCTACTTTCTCCAAATTCTGGGTAGAGTGCCAACTCAAAAGCAAAGTGGGTTACCTAACTCCACCAAATTCTGAGAAGAActattaagaaaattattttctcaacaaaagaaagaaaggagtaCATTCCATCATCTCACTTGAGTCAGACTGCAATATAGTTCAAcgctattaattttaaaaacaaatctaGCATTTTGCTACAGTTTCATACCCCTGAATTTAAAACTTTGTTTCATGGACATTTATATTATAGATCCAATgatgatatgaaattaatatttaccaCTTCCATAAATGTTTTTGGAAATCTCTGACCTTATCTGGTGTAATTTTAAGTAGTCGTGTGATTATGATCCAATGACTGAAAAGTTAAGAGTCAAcaacttcattcaaatttgAGTCTTTCCCATGACTTTGTACCCAAGATTTCAAGAACTCAAATAACTGATACACTTCAAACTAATCATGGACGAGAAAAGGAGGAAGATTAATGTTTACCATCGACTTCAATGCCCTTGGGAACAAAAGGGACAGAACCAGTGGCAATGATTATGTCTTTTGCAGTAACTATTTTGTCAGAAGAACCAATCTGCACCTTTTGAGGGCCCTAAAAAATTCAACCAATGCCATGAGATAAATTAGTGAAATGGACATCCGTGGAAAAATCAATCGCTTTATATTATATGGGGGAATCAATTGGAAGGTGTAATCTTGATGGCTAAAAATTTTCAGGAAGTATGTTTAAAATTCAAGATGAAAAATTCCAAGGAATGGATCAAGTGATCAAGTTCAAGAATCAAGAAGACAAGAACcaacaattttatcaaataGATCAGGGGGTTAATGTCTCAATACATTACAATTTGACTGATGACATGAGAAACAATAATTGCCACAAATTCATCTAAAGGTATCCAGGAAATAAACTCTCTTCTTGAACACACAAGTAAACTTACCAAAATTGTACCAACGCCTGTCAATATATCCACTCCAAGGGCTTTCATTGAGTTGGTCAAGTTATTACGAATTTTTGAGGCAAGGTTATTGGCATGATCAGCCACTCCTTGTCTATCATATCCAGCAGCTGATACCTATAGACAAGTTAAAAAGAATGGGAAGAAGTCAGAAGATTAATAGTAGTTAAACGACTCCAATCGACCAACGGTAAGGATAGAAAATGCAGTTGTTAAATAGGCACATATGAATAGCAATGATCCTTcaaaaagataactaatatgtacttcttcaagttcaagatctcTGATTCGGTAAACTCAGTACCTGCAAACCCAAAGCCTTCAAGTGATGTTCATTCTGAAGTTCACGCATCCTACCACTTACAGCCAGAAGAGCTTTAGAAGGAACACATCCTCTGTTTACGCAAGTTCCACCCACCACATCTCCCTCCACAATGGCAGTTTTCAGACCCTGCAAGAATAGTATTCTACAGAATTACACCCATTTCGTATGTACGATCATTACTAGTGCCAATCAAATGGACAGACTGGATTGAAGTCATATATCACGAATATtaccaaaatatttaaattttcggCAAAATTCATTTACCATATTGTCATTAAACAGTGATAAAATGACAAGGGCTGTATTAAAGCGACAAAAACATAAGTAGAAGATACAAGCAGAAACGGTTTGAGCTGGCAACAAAAAACAGAGTCGAGCTACGGTTGGAAACCCTTTTCAATCAAACGAGGGATAAATGTAATTGAATAACAACGATCTGGGTTAACGTAACATACGCACGAGAATTGATACAACCAACTAAACTAGAGCTTCcttaagaaatgaaagaaacGAGCAACCAAAGCTACTTTACTGACCTTCTCAACAGCATGAAGCGCTGCTCCATGACCACCAACACCAGCTCCAATAATGAGCAAATCGTAGTCGAATTTGGAGGGACTTCCATTGCCGGAGAGAGCAGCAGAGACTTTCCCCCTGGAGCTAGAGCCAGCGGAGATGTGAAGTCTGTTGGAATGAGAGCGCTTGAAGGATGAAAATCCGAGGGCCTCACGCCGGAGGCCGCAGAAACGGAGATTGATGGGAGCGAAATCAGTGGGGGAATTTGATCTGAGAGGGGCGAATGAAGAGGAGGAGATTGAAAGGGAGATTGAGGACTGCATTTCGAGATTGATATGGCGGAAGAATCGAAAGGGGAATGAAGGAATTTGAGGAAGATGATGTGAAGAACAGAGATCTGAAGAAGGGAGTGGGAAATGGTTTTGGAAGAACAGTTGGAGAAAGTAAGCCTCGAAGAATCCGTTGAGAGCGGGCGGATATAACTAAGGGCGGCGGATAGACATGTAGCCATTTTGCTGTCCTACCTGACCATTTTTACTACTATGCGCCTTCTGAACCCATAGCTTGTGAAAATTTGGAGCGTAACAACATAATTAccttttttttcgtttttaaaattacttactATCTGTTTGGTAGAGGAAGCGGATTTCATTTTAAGCTTTTAGATtaactaaattttataaatatatgtttgatAGATCATTCGaattctattttttcaaattatttttaatttacgTGATTTAAACGgtataaatcttgaaaataatatcggtatatttttattttatctagatttcataattatattaaataaggaTTAAAAAACATTTACAAATACGTTATGTCATATTATAAACTcgattcatttaaaaaaaaataatgtattatataaagtactataaattgtatgttattataaaataataattatataattctctttaatataaatcgtattcataaataaatttaaagtttacTATCAACTAAATATTAATAGGTAACTACAacaagttttatgatttataaatatataatattaaactcaTTTTAAACATTTGTTTAAATCAAAAATTGGTTTTTGAATATGCAGATATTTCAAAACGTGAAATACAAATTGAATCCCTTGTTTTCAACTTTATGTTTTTGAAATCTCTATCAAACAAACCTTTAGTTgttatcattcaaaattaattttgatgctTTTAAAAGTatacaattaaaaattaaatcaaaatttgagtGACTAAagtcatattttttttagtgattTTGAATCAGACATAAGtgatttaaattccaaaataataCTCAAATATGCAATAGACATAATATTTGGATCCCgtttaataattttttgattttattttataatgattttgaacatgtttgataactattttgtttatAGTTGTGTACTTTAAAATGCGTGTTTGTCTTCTTGCTAAACCTGTGTAATGGTTTTCATGACAAATATGTGAATTATTAGTTGAATTccataacaattatttttaaaataacttttttagaTCCTTTaagtaatcatttgatttttgtttcttttgacaactaaattattaacaaaattcCCAAATTCCATGGTTTCGTATTTCTTAATCAATGTCCGCACGAGATTTCCGGAGAAACTTAATTTGTGGATTTGTtggtggttcgatctctaaccCTCGATTATGTCTTCTGCTTGTTGGTGAATTATCTTTGGGCTCTCTGGAAGGTATAATTGCTATGGAAAGAGtttctctatttataaagctctCTAATGGACTTCACGGGTCTgagcttggttggtccatggtcTGGCCTCTGgacccaattagttggactttgacctACTTTGGCTTTTGGGccaaattaaactcatttttgGGCTCACCTGGACTTTAaccaaataattatatcaaactGGTCAGATTAATCTTGATTCAACGATCGTGATGAAAACACGTGGCGTCATCAAAATTCGTCTTCAACTCCAATTCAAGACacatgtcaactcctaattggttataaattgaatattttggaatttcgtcattgaTTTGATGAATGACATGACAAATTTTTATTGgttcaaaatttcttcttcaacaaatgcccctttTCGAGATTTGTACACAGATGTgagtggatgaatctcgaaaaagataAAGCTGGAATCAAGATACAAGCAATTTGTTCTTGACTTTGATGCTCCCAATTTAATCAAACCATaaatttagtacataagtttaatTAGAATTTATGACAAGTATAgcctgttggggatgatgcctcAAACTCTCGTGTCCCATAGTTTATAAACcactgtagtttgtaaacccAGTTTtatacgaatgcttgtgatgtataatatatgatatttttttcactacttgtctttgaacattggatgttttatttgctttaccacaaaccaataaactaaaatctctggttgtcattatgtaacttaagcatgtatgtggtgacatacaagttgatcatgtcagtgataacaaaaatggtctgtagtatatggatataggagggaaaccttatcttggtaacgctacggatgtggcccgctttgtaaaatagttacaagtgttgtaacttgctacagatggtatgatcctgatcattcatgtggagacgtgcgagtaggagtgtcctatacaaagagtttgtataagacctgaccacgaagtgttaacctctcgttatataacgtcgttcatgacagagacttcactgaactaggataaccataggtaacatgacctcgatcctgaatgagttgagaacttctgtctttgagggcggtcctttgatttacatgggtgcgagtggccaagtcgctgacttaaacctatcactttgggtTGTTTGATTttagagctgggaactcagctacacaagatggaattcactccttacccgaagcaggggtaagtagatagattgctcccttaagagctgatctcgggacttgaacgatgtggcgccacacaccttctcatggcctgggAGGCGTCcacacataataggactatgttgtattattcattaaagggaatagtggtacttaaggagttagatgtaactacagaggcaaaacgttaaattggcccagttgtacttacaagcatctatgaagggttatcgtactgttgattggttatatctgatggacatagaaatatatctatggtaaggagagtttagctgtcggtctttagtggaatgtctgacagttaacagatggtggatctcgtgactaaagagtttagtcagttgtcgatagctcaatggattcaagttgggaattagtttttgggtcagtttgtaatgttcaaattgacaagagggagttcgattatatatgatatgattgaacaggttaattatatatgatatgattgactttatgtatgagatacattaattggaggaaatttgatataaatatgatttatatccagtggaggagaaaacactatggtgtatatgtgatattaaactataggttaatgaatat
Proteins encoded:
- the LOC120068470 gene encoding dihydrolipoyl dehydrogenase 2, chloroplastic-like yields the protein MQSSISLSISSSSFAPLRSNSPTDFAPINLRFCGLRREALGFSSFKRSHSNRLHISAGSSSRGKVSAALSGNGSPSKFDYDLLIIGAGVGGHGAALHAVEKGLKTAIVEGDVVGGTCVNRGCVPSKALLAVSGRMRELQNEHHLKALGLQVSAAGYDRQGVADHANNLASKIRNNLTNSMKALGVDILTGVGTILGPQKVQIGSSDKIVTAKDIIIATGSVPFVPKGIEVDGKTVITSDHALKLEFVPEWIAIVGSGYIGLEFSDVYTALGSEVTFIEALDQLMPGFDPEIGKLAQRVLINPRKIDYHTGVFASKITPAKDGKPVTIELIDAKTKELKDTLEVDAALIATGRAPFTNGLGLENINVVTQRGFVPVDERMRVVDANGKLVPHVYCIGDANGKMMLAHAASAQGISVVEQVTGRDHVLNHLSVPAACFTHPEISMVGLTEPQAREKAQKEGFEVSVAKTSFKANTKALAENEGEGLAKLIYRPDNGEILGVHIFGLHAADLIHEASNAIALGTRIQDIKLAVHAHPTLSEVLDELFKSAKVEAHVPSAVSEPIAV